In a single window of the Gossypium hirsutum isolate 1008001.06 chromosome A13, Gossypium_hirsutum_v2.1, whole genome shotgun sequence genome:
- the LOC107893147 gene encoding protein SRC1, protein MFSHSYSKQYQRNKARTRKPDRKMSGIMHKIEETLHMGGHKKEEEKHKGEAHHEGGHGYGAAEHKGEVHHEGGHGYGYGAAEHKGEVHHEGGHGYGAAAAAGHGHGHGEQQKEGFMDKIKDKIHGEGGHEHGHEGEKKKKKEKKKHEDGHESSSSSDSD, encoded by the coding sequence ATGTTTTCACACTCATATTCAAAGCAATATcaaagaaacaaagcaagaacTAGAAAACCAGATCGAAAAATGTCGGGAATCATGCACAAGATCGAAGAAACCCTTCACATGGGAGGGCACAAGAAGGAAGAAGAGAAGCACAAGGGAGAAGCTCATCACGAAGGCGGCCATGGCTATGGCGCTGCTGAGCACAAGGGAGAAGTTCATCACGAAGGCGGCCATGGCTATGGTTATGGCGCCGCTGAGCACAAGGGAGAAGTTCATCACGAAGGCGGCCATGGCTATGGCGCCGCTGCGGCCGCCGGTCACGGTCACGGTCACGGCGAGCAGCAAAAGGAAGGGTTTATGGATAAGATCAAGGACAAGATCCACGGCGAGGGAGGTCATGAACATGGTCACGAGggcgaaaagaaaaagaagaaggagaagaagaagcaTGAAGATGGCCATGAAAGCAGCAGCAGCAGCGACAGTGATTAG